One window from the genome of Roseisolibacter agri encodes:
- a CDS encoding helix-turn-helix transcriptional regulator encodes MSLHLTHEDTTHLGAAVEALLAPSVGPDPIPWWTEVEERLRTLFGGANAMITWPEGQRLRYFGRSVDDDAERRLEALSAADPETGLHINFDPGVVAWFEHRRAHRIEVWHESDNFRVMNAMGIDGQRGLFYNEGLLPAGFKDCSGTTTTVRGGEMFLTLGYDRRGHGRFGGPTDAEVLRMLLPAIRTAHHALSSFGPRQAALLATIDAVRDALLIVGPDRRELHRNVALREALAGEPARDDVVGAMHTMAHDLRALRRSAAAAAGALRPSLAVITPLARYTLRATYASALLWGVEGAVQVSLEIDATAPTTLVAPSAGTSVRDAVPAAALQALGLTTREAEVAQLLARRLRNAELAAALGVSAHTARHHTERVMAKLGVKRRSEVAATLLGAVG; translated from the coding sequence ATGTCGCTGCACCTGACGCACGAGGACACGACGCACCTGGGTGCGGCGGTGGAGGCGCTGCTCGCGCCGTCGGTCGGACCGGACCCGATCCCGTGGTGGACCGAGGTCGAGGAGCGGCTGCGCACCCTGTTCGGCGGCGCCAACGCGATGATCACGTGGCCCGAGGGGCAGCGGCTCCGCTACTTCGGGCGCAGCGTGGACGACGACGCCGAGCGCCGCCTGGAGGCGCTGTCGGCGGCGGACCCGGAGACGGGGCTGCACATCAACTTCGATCCCGGCGTCGTCGCGTGGTTCGAGCATCGCCGCGCGCACCGCATCGAGGTCTGGCACGAGAGCGACAACTTCCGCGTGATGAACGCGATGGGGATCGACGGGCAGCGCGGCCTGTTCTACAACGAGGGGCTGCTGCCCGCGGGCTTCAAGGACTGCTCGGGCACGACGACCACGGTCCGCGGCGGCGAGATGTTCCTCACCCTCGGCTACGACCGCCGCGGGCACGGACGCTTCGGCGGCCCGACCGACGCCGAGGTGCTGCGGATGCTGCTGCCGGCCATCCGCACGGCGCACCACGCGCTGTCCAGCTTCGGCCCGCGCCAGGCGGCGCTGCTGGCGACCATCGACGCGGTGCGCGACGCGCTGCTGATCGTGGGCCCCGACAGGCGCGAGCTGCACCGCAACGTGGCGCTGCGCGAGGCGCTCGCCGGCGAGCCCGCGCGCGACGACGTGGTGGGCGCGATGCATACGATGGCGCACGACCTGCGCGCGCTGCGCCGGAGCGCCGCGGCGGCGGCGGGCGCGCTGCGCCCCTCGCTCGCCGTCATCACGCCGCTGGCGCGCTACACGCTGCGCGCGACCTACGCGTCCGCGCTGCTGTGGGGTGTGGAGGGCGCGGTGCAGGTGTCGCTCGAGATCGACGCGACGGCGCCGACGACGCTCGTCGCACCGAGCGCCGGCACGTCCGTGCGCGACGCGGTGCCCGCGGCGGCACTGCAGGCGCTCGGCCTGACGACGCGCGAGGCCGAGGTCGCGCAGCTGCTCGCGCGCCGGCTGCGCAACGCGGAGCTGGCCGCGGCACTCGGTGTGAGCGCGCACACCGCGCGGCACCACACCGAGCGCGTGATGGCGAAGCTGGGCGTGAAGCGCCGCAGCGAGGTCGCGGCGACGCTCCTCGGCGCGGTGGGCTGA
- a CDS encoding flavin monoamine oxidase family protein, which translates to MPRTPLLRQLAALARVADTSHRSGLPTDALLDRRAFLGAAGAMAALGATACADDPLTVPAAPRFERGGGTPGGAPISVAVVGAGLAGLTCALRLRQAGIAATVFEASDRAGGRCWTRRDSTFAGGQLAERGGELIDQSHANVRQLARELGLTLDNVLAAEPNGTEARYWFDDAAYSPEEAARDLKAVWQPLKRDYVEAGYPTLYTQSTPRGRALDAMSVAQWIDATVPGGRTSRLGQLLETAYVIEYGAEAHDQSALNLIYLLGAVGQGQLRVFGPSNEKYKVRGGNDQLASRIEEQLVGQVAKGYELTSIATALGGRWALGFRGGATMIVDRVVLALPFSILRERVDFAGAGFPAVKERAIRELGMGANAKLALQFRTRHWNAIGCNGDTTSDRGYQQTWEATRAQAGTAGILVDYTGGDAARAQSGRLPAALATEFLGRVEPVLPGITAQYDGRVAFEDWPRHPWTLGSYSYWKVGQYTAFAGAEGEAVGACHFAGEHTSVDAQGYLEGAVESGARAAREVLAAVGQIPKA; encoded by the coding sequence ATGCCTCGGACCCCCCTCCTCCGCCAGCTCGCCGCGCTCGCCCGCGTGGCCGACACGTCGCACCGCAGCGGCCTCCCCACCGACGCGCTGCTCGACCGCCGCGCCTTCCTCGGCGCCGCGGGCGCGATGGCCGCGCTGGGCGCCACCGCCTGCGCCGACGACCCGCTCACCGTCCCCGCGGCGCCGCGCTTCGAGCGTGGCGGCGGCACGCCCGGCGGCGCGCCGATCAGCGTCGCCGTCGTGGGCGCGGGGCTCGCGGGGCTCACCTGCGCGCTGCGCCTGCGTCAGGCCGGCATCGCCGCGACGGTGTTCGAGGCCAGCGACCGCGCGGGCGGCCGCTGCTGGACGCGCCGCGACTCGACGTTCGCCGGCGGCCAGCTCGCGGAGCGCGGCGGGGAGCTGATCGACCAGTCGCACGCCAACGTGCGCCAGCTGGCGCGCGAGCTGGGGCTGACGCTCGACAACGTGCTGGCCGCGGAGCCCAACGGCACCGAGGCGCGCTACTGGTTCGACGACGCGGCCTACTCGCCCGAGGAGGCCGCGCGCGACCTGAAGGCGGTGTGGCAGCCGCTCAAGCGCGACTACGTCGAGGCGGGCTACCCGACGCTCTACACGCAGTCCACGCCGCGCGGCCGCGCGCTCGACGCGATGTCCGTCGCGCAGTGGATCGACGCCACGGTGCCGGGCGGCCGCACGTCGCGCCTCGGCCAGCTGCTCGAGACGGCCTACGTCATCGAGTACGGCGCCGAGGCGCACGACCAGAGCGCGCTGAACCTGATCTACCTGCTCGGCGCCGTCGGGCAGGGGCAGCTGCGCGTGTTCGGCCCGTCCAACGAGAAGTACAAGGTGCGCGGCGGCAACGACCAGCTGGCGTCGCGCATCGAGGAGCAGCTCGTCGGCCAGGTCGCGAAGGGCTACGAGCTGACGTCCATCGCCACCGCGCTCGGCGGCCGGTGGGCGCTGGGCTTCCGCGGCGGCGCGACGATGATCGTTGACCGCGTGGTGCTCGCGCTGCCGTTCAGCATCCTGCGCGAGCGCGTGGACTTCGCGGGCGCGGGCTTCCCCGCCGTGAAGGAGCGCGCGATCCGCGAGCTGGGCATGGGCGCGAACGCGAAGCTCGCGCTGCAGTTCCGCACGCGGCACTGGAACGCGATCGGCTGCAACGGCGACACGACGTCGGACCGCGGCTACCAGCAGACGTGGGAGGCGACGCGCGCGCAGGCGGGCACCGCGGGCATCCTCGTGGACTACACGGGCGGCGACGCCGCGCGCGCGCAGAGCGGACGCCTGCCCGCCGCGCTGGCGACGGAGTTCCTCGGCCGCGTCGAGCCGGTGCTGCCGGGGATCACCGCGCAGTACGACGGCCGCGTGGCGTTCGAGGACTGGCCGCGCCATCCGTGGACGCTCGGCTCGTACTCGTACTGGAAGGTCGGGCAGTACACCGCGTTCGCGGGCGCGGAGGGCGAGGCCGTGGGCGCCTGCCACTTCGCGGGCGAGCACACGTCCGTGGACGCCCAGGGCTATCTTGAGGGCGCGGTGGAGTCGGGCGCGCGGGCCGCGCGCGAGGTGCTCGCCGCGGTGGGGCAGATTCCCAAGGCGTAG
- a CDS encoding DUF5700 domain-containing putative Zn-dependent protease, with the protein MRPILRLLTAAPMLGALACATPRAAVPPSAPLAVRTDLAEAEAAVAVLDAQAAGRGIPDDLWARLTATAGYRRLGERERGMGRPFTDSAFRAFLTSDTLRARHAALRDAVQRWRTVDVRAAAARAAAYLPAGTPLRATLYPVIKPRDNSFVWDLDGDPAFFVYVDPAEPPARLENVVAHELHHVGYAAACRDAPPATATGPDSLRAARRATARLWAGAFGEGLAMLAAAGGPDAHPQAASEDSVRVRWDRDVANAPADMAKLAAFFTDVLEGRLDAPGAARERAAAFYGEQGPWYTVGYVMARTIETTHGRARLLRELCDPGALLATYDAAAARAGLPRWPAAVLAGLAAGPGGG; encoded by the coding sequence ATGCGACCGATCCTCCGCCTGCTGACCGCCGCGCCGATGCTGGGCGCGCTCGCCTGCGCGACGCCGCGCGCCGCCGTCCCGCCCTCCGCACCGCTCGCCGTCCGCACCGACCTGGCCGAGGCGGAGGCGGCGGTCGCGGTGCTCGACGCGCAGGCGGCGGGGCGCGGCATCCCCGACGACCTCTGGGCGCGCCTGACGGCGACCGCGGGCTACCGCCGACTGGGAGAGCGCGAGCGCGGCATGGGGCGCCCCTTCACCGACTCGGCGTTCCGCGCGTTCCTGACGTCGGACACGCTGCGCGCCCGGCACGCCGCGCTGCGCGACGCGGTGCAGCGCTGGCGCACGGTCGACGTGCGTGCGGCGGCGGCGCGCGCGGCGGCCTACCTGCCCGCGGGGACGCCGCTCCGCGCCACGCTCTACCCGGTCATCAAGCCGCGCGACAACAGCTTCGTCTGGGACCTCGACGGCGATCCGGCGTTCTTCGTCTACGTCGATCCGGCGGAGCCGCCCGCGCGGCTGGAGAACGTCGTCGCCCACGAGCTGCACCACGTCGGCTACGCGGCCGCCTGCCGCGACGCGCCCCCCGCGACGGCGACGGGTCCCGACTCGCTGCGCGCCGCCCGCCGCGCCACCGCGCGCCTGTGGGCGGGCGCCTTCGGCGAGGGGCTGGCGATGCTGGCCGCCGCGGGCGGGCCGGACGCGCACCCGCAGGCCGCCAGCGAGGACAGCGTCCGCGTGCGCTGGGACCGCGACGTCGCGAACGCGCCGGCCGACATGGCGAAGCTGGCCGCCTTCTTCACCGACGTGCTGGAGGGGCGACTGGATGCGCCGGGCGCGGCGCGCGAGCGGGCGGCGGCCTTCTACGGCGAGCAGGGGCCCTGGTACACGGTGGGCTACGTGATGGCGCGGACGATCGAGACCACCCACGGGCGCGCGCGGCTGCTGCGGGAGCTGTGCGATCCTGGCGCGCTGCTGGCCACCTACGACGCGGCGGCCGCGCGGGCCGGGCTCCCGCGCTGGCCGGCGGCGGTGCTCGCGGGCCTCGCGGCCGGTCCGGGCGGCGGCTGA
- a CDS encoding YybH family protein: MRLPVSLVRAAVLLFVSARAAAAQPPRAIGVSDAELRDIVALAAQSDARWNARDAAGLSALYTAEGHNRIVGTPVDLRGRDAIRAYFTRSFTQTEPALVHHTVVEEVQRVSPDVVVVEGRVWLERTGADSAHAVVRRFGMNAIIVREGDAWRVRWNRARVEPMPAAASTATLGR, translated from the coding sequence ATGCGTCTGCCCGTCTCGCTCGTCCGCGCCGCCGTCCTGCTGTTCGTCAGCGCCCGCGCCGCCGCGGCGCAGCCCCCACGCGCCATCGGCGTCAGCGACGCGGAGCTGCGCGACATCGTCGCGCTGGCCGCGCAGTCGGACGCGCGGTGGAACGCGCGCGACGCCGCGGGATTGAGCGCCCTGTACACGGCCGAAGGGCACAACCGCATCGTCGGCACGCCGGTGGACCTGCGCGGCCGCGACGCGATCAGGGCCTACTTCACGCGCTCGTTCACGCAGACCGAGCCCGCGCTCGTGCACCACACCGTGGTCGAGGAGGTGCAGCGCGTGTCGCCCGACGTCGTCGTGGTCGAGGGCCGCGTGTGGCTGGAGCGCACCGGCGCCGACTCGGCGCACGCGGTCGTGCGGCGCTTCGGCATGAACGCCATCATCGTGCGCGAGGGCGACGCGTGGCGCGTGCGCTGGAACCGCGCGCGCGTGGAGCCCATGCCGGCCGCCGCCTCCACCGCGACCCTGGGTCGTTGA